The Malus domestica chromosome 13, GDT2T_hap1 genome includes a window with the following:
- the LOC103453160 gene encoding uncharacterized protein, which yields MASSSTFVFALLVIFSILVLQPVTADPLGNLLPPIFSPILDDVCKEVECGKGICKPSSNSTFFFECECDPGWRQTSSNHTDHFKFLPCVIPNCNLDFSCTKAPAPISDNASKANESSIFNPCFWSYCGGGSCNKTSKFTYSCECADGYSNLLNVTTFPCFEECAIGLNCANLGISMSNKSTASPPASSGSGKNQASSMVQVNPAAFVILMMFAAMIHWK from the exons ATGGCTTCTTCTTCCACCTTTGTCTTTGCATTGCTTGTCATATTTTCCATCCTTGTTCTTCAACCAGTCACTGCTGATCCATTAGGCAACCTACTTCCTCCTATCTTCTCTCCAATCTTGG ATGATGTGTGTAAAGAAGTGGAATGTGGAAAAGGAATTTGCAAGCCTTCAAGTAATAGCACTTTCTTTTTTGAATGTGAATGTGATCCTGGGTGGAGGCAGACTTCTTCTAACCACACTGATCACTTCAAATTCCTCCCTTGCGTCATTCCCAATT GTAATCTGGATTTTTCCTGCACAAAAGCTCCAGCCCCTATTTCAGACAATGCGAGCAAAGCCAACGAGTCATCAATCTTTAACC CTTGCTTTTGGTCGTATTGTGGAGGCGGCTCGTGCAACAAGACATCAAAATTCACATACAGCTGCGAATGTGCTGACGGTTATTCTAATCTTCTTAATGTCACTACTTTCCCTTGCTTTGAAGAAT GTGCAATTGGACTGAACTGTGCAAACCTTGGGATTTCAATGTCGAATAAGTCTACTGCTTCACCACCAGCATCATCTGGCAGTGGTAAGAATCAAG CTAGCTCGATGGTCCAAGTGAACCCTGCTGCATTTGTGATTCTGATGATGTTTGCTGCTATGATTCATTGGAAATAA